From Cygnus atratus isolate AKBS03 ecotype Queensland, Australia chromosome 1, CAtr_DNAZoo_HiC_assembly, whole genome shotgun sequence, the proteins below share one genomic window:
- the NINJ2 gene encoding ninjurin-2: MSGPMNINHYATKKSVAESMLDVALFMANVTQLKAVLEQGASFQYYITLIVLISISLFFQVVIGILLIISARLNLNDVAKQPHLNILNNAATALIFITVIINIFITAFGVQKTGLYPTRNFRPY, from the exons ATGAGCGGCCCGATGAACATCAACCACTATGCGACGAAGAAGAGCGTGGCGGAGAGCATGCTGGATGTGGCGCTGTTCATGGCGAACGTGACACAGCTCaaagcagtgctggagcagggggctTCCTTCCAGTACTACATCACCCTCATCGTGCTCATCAGCATCTCCCTCTTCTTCCAGGTGGTGATCGGGATTCTCCTCATCATCAGCG CTCGCCTGAACCTGAATGACGTAGCAAAGCAACCCCACCTGAATATACTCAACAATGCTGCCACAGCTCTCATCTTCATCACAGTCATCATCAACATCTTCATCACAGCCTTTGGGGTGCAGAAGACAGGCCTCTACCCTACCAGGAATTTTCGACCTTATTAA